The window GTCTGGTGCTACTGACCGCCGTGATTGGTATCAACCTGCTGCGCCAGCAAGGCCTTAGTACCCTGATGCGAGCCAATCAGCGTATGAACAGTGGTGAAATGCCCGCGCAGGAAATAGTGGAAGGATTTCTCTTGGCTGTGGGAGGCGCGCTCCTGCTAACCCCGGGTTTCGTAACCGATACCTTTGGCTTTGTTTGCCTGATCGCCCCTCTGAGAAGGGCGATGGTTGGTAAGTTGATCGCTTCAGGGCGCTTTTTTGTCGGTGGTCAATCCACCCGTTTTGGTGCCCGTCCCGGGTTTGATCGAGACTCCAATGTGATCGATGGCGAATATCGGCGCGAAGATTAATTTTTTTCTGCCCGGGTGTTGAAATCTCTCGAGTCACCCCCATCTACAGGATCACC of the Aestuariirhabdus haliotis genome contains:
- a CDS encoding FxsA family protein — protein: MRILFLLFIIVPIVEMLVLIKVGEVIGAWYTVGLVLLTAVIGINLLRQQGLSTLMRANQRMNSGEMPAQEIVEGFLLAVGGALLLTPGFVTDTFGFVCLIAPLRRAMVGKLIASGRFFVGGQSTRFGARPGFDRDSNVIDGEYRRED